The Magnolia sinica isolate HGM2019 chromosome 11, MsV1, whole genome shotgun sequence DNA window TATAGGCAGCATAAACAAGTCGGTAGGCAAGAAAGTCTCTCCCACCAACCCGGGGTAAGATAAACAGAAGTGGCCTACCAcaatagtcttccccaagggcgtcgatatggtCAATCCTTCACTAGTAGACTCTATCGGCAATTCAGATGATCGGCAAAAGTCCTTAGATATAAAGGAATGAGATGCACCTGAATCAAATAGAACTTGAGAAATACATGCAGAGATAAGAAGGATACCCTCAATAACTCCTCTAGAGGACTGAGGGTCTTGTTGAGCTACATAAAATCTGGcatgagccggctggggaggtccCTATCCCCTCTGAGGGTGCTTCTACTGTTGCTGATGCTGGGTGGCCCGTACTGCTATCTCGGCTGTGGCTGGGGCCTCTGTGGAGGAGGTGGTTGAGGTCGCTGCTGTTGTGGAGGCTATTGAGGTGCTCTTGGCTGCTTCTGTTGAGGGCGGGTGCACTCTTGCATATGGTGCCTTACTCCACAACACCTAAAATATATCCCTGCAAATGGCCTCTTAGGTGGTGTTGGAGGTGCCACTGGTGCTCAGCGGGTTGTGTGCCTCTGCCTCTGTCGACGCTGCTACTGCTGGGGACTATAGGAAGGGGCCTacctcttccagtctctcctACAATTACAATCACCTTGCATATCGGCCTAATCAGCctcgtaaatctgagcccttTGTACTACCTCCTCAAAGGTCGGGAGCCCATGTCCAATAACACGACCTCGGAGGccataacgtaagccgttctcgaaacggcgggcctttcacTCCTCATTGTGAACCAAGTACGTTGTGAACCTCGACAATGCCATGAAACGGGTTGCGCACTATGCCATAGTCATGTCTTCCTACACTAGGGTCTCGAACTCCCATGCTCGCTGCCAACGAATGTGATCGAGGAAGTACTGTCAGTCGAATCGGTCAatgaagtcctcccatgtccagatgaaatCAACTCCTCCAGTATGGGTGATGGAGtcccaccagtgctcggcctcgccatTAAACAAATATGCGGCAAAGGGACCCACTGTTGGGTCGTGCACCTCATAAtctcaaacatcttctccactcgGGAGCGCCATCTATCTGTTGTGGTCGGATCAGGCTCTCCCTAGAATCGAGGGGGATTGAGCCGAAGGAACACTCTCAACAAGGTGCTTGCATGCTCCTACTCTGATGGCTCCGGGGTCTCTGAGGGGAGCCTGCCCTACCTTGAAATGGGTGGCTGTCACAACCTGAAGCATCTGTTGCAACTGCTTTGCACCAACTTGCATGGTAGGGGTTGTGTTGGTCTCGAGTGGAGGCGAAGGATCTATAGGGGCCTTGGGCTTGGGAGCAAGATGCTTTAACAGGGGAATGAGAACTACAAGAGGTTAAATAAGAACCTCAGGTGGAGGAATGGGATCCTTAAGTGGTGGAAcgggagtcgctcgggtcgctcGAGTACCTTAGGCACCTCGTGTGCCTCATGTGCCTTGTGTGCCTCACATGCCTCGCATGCCTCGTATAGGCGGCATGGACTATAACCAAGAACAAAGGTTCCTATCAATCCTGGGAACCCTCGAATGCTCAAACATTAGGGAACCAAATCAGAAAGATATGCACTCGGGACTTACTTGTCCTAAGCTCActgcagatatgtgatgttgccctgaattattcccaagttatgctctaatactaactcctgtcatgcctcaaacttaGAAATTGGGCTcctaaaattctcgatcgccaaatttagtgccgatagcctccgtagtaccccactctcatctcccgacacccatataccaggttccaatcctgggatcctacaaggaggattttcaacatacatttatctcgtaataagcataaccaaaggcataacccatgaacatTAACTAGaactccatcacaaaatccactatgattaaaaaaactttaaagtacaatgcacataaagggaaatacaatgataataatatcaaactccaaaagcttgaatgcgtgctcctgctcctgccaagctacggctacgtcctggcatcacctacatgtatcaatcgtgcataagcttataaaaagcttagagggtggtgaaagtgtgtgcataatataaacgtgctcagaatgcaagatcagagtaatgcagaatatactggtaagtccatgaatgcaattagccatactaaggctatgtgatgcaaggtacaAATGCTATTaaccacaccaaggccatgtgatacaaagcatgaatgttatcggccgcaccaaggctatacgatgcaaggcctacatagccaatgtcatgtgtaaGACACatctcaagcataccaatccacatatcaatccaactcatctctggagcatcatatattaataaagttctctctggataatcaccggggtctaatatactATACAGCACATTGCTGCCCTACACTTGACGCACAAccgtgcaagtggaagagacctcactatctgcctgaccaatagtcagccaatatctattcgTTACGTCAATAGCGaatccattcacgagctagtcatactcagcatAACAAATGCCCCCtcccctcgggcaggtaaggccacacccccctccaaccaactacgacatagtaggagatgcgacctcctggtattcggccctcttgcgctcatatatccactcggtctccaCGTTGGAGCGTCATCCGGTACCGTCAGgcttaaggactttcacccatggacatccttcACACCTCAtataaagagaagattttcagtgtccaaacCTGCCATCCAttatatgcctgtggaggttatcgcccttatgtcgctagggcgtacaataatcacaacacatgatacaagatgcataagtcacacagtccaatcatgcatcaatcctacacataccgtgcgctcatgtgggatgactccgcctattagggtgtcccataaacaatctgtcctatggcatatgcaatggtcaaccaaatcttataacaaacatgcagatgatgtgtatgggcatgtatcatgatgctatgctatcacatactcataatcaatattgATAACCGGTATCGATAATTGACatcaataattggcatcgataatcgacctatatacaaggcggagtccatagatgaacagccgatctaaaCGATAATAAaaggatcggccctcggccgtggatatGTTAAATCCGGTAGCACGAAGCCATCTGTTCACAACAATGATGGACCAtataacatcaatggggcccaatgatttaggttaacccacttagaaaatgataagaatgggcctaataaggcctaagggaaggtcacaatgtagacatttaaccattattgcccatcaatgtggagatttaaccaacaatgctcccaaggagtggctcacatagagacaaacatatagtaggcccatggcctcacataagggcctaatgtacaccacgatgggccttactcacgggctatatatgcatcacattgggcctcacatacatcactttgggccttactaaatgggccttatacatcaccttaggcctcatcatatgggctacaaatatatcatattgggcaacacacaagggcctcatacaccacccattgggcctcactcatgggcctcatgtacatgataatgggcctcaccaaagggccacaaatacatcatattgggctgcacaagggatgggtattgagtgcatcacatacatcatattgggctgcaaataagggcccatgggttatgcacaagggatgggtagtgagtgcatcacatacatcatagtgggattaATAGAGCAGCCCATATAGTccagaaaatgaatggacagtgggcctacaatacacacatctaggtgggcttgTTGCAGCACAaaatgggcctaatgggcagcccataacctaggaaaaatggatgggcaacttGGATATGcaataaggtgggtcctacacaaacagcaggtgggtccacgtgagtAGCCCACCACAGtttgaatcaaaatgatatttgtatttttccttcatgcagGCTGACTGGCAGCATGGATACatcgtacatcatggtgggccgcacaagtggacgacatagatatacaatacatatattaaggggCAACCCACCATCTAGCAGACTGAATGGTATAGatacaataaataaatcatagtgggccccacgtccttgctagatggcttggatatacaacacattcataaggtgggccccacgcagcacaccgtccagcaatgggcaGTGttgagaaatacatacatcatggtgcgccccacaccgcacatcgtccagatggatgTTTGAatacaaatacatatatcagggtgggtcccacctgcccacatgtgtcacacgtgtgggtggtTCCCATGTCCAAAGtggttggatggtgtgtataaaacacatacattatggtggtcccaCCATCTTgggcaaatggacggtgtggatatagaataaacacatcaaggtgggtcccacccaccctggacagatggatggagtggatatagaataaatacatcaaggtgggtctcacccccacacgtgtcacaagtgtggggtgggcccacgagttgcatgatggatggacggttggaatataacatatacctcgtaatggggccacagagcttgctgacatcaatggACAGTAGCAAGTTGCTGGCCgtatggatggtccagataaaACATGTGCATGGGGTAGATCCACACACTAGTGGGCCACCCTACTTCAAAAGGACTAGGTTGGTGTTTGGGTTTTCCATACAAGCAGCTAGCAAATGGTCTTGGGAAAAATTCTGGATAGCAGCATGGTGTTGCATGCTACAACCCATAAAACTTGTTGGACAATGGACATCTATCTCATACATCAAGCTAGGGTCCACCTAGATGAGCCACACACATCTAGATCAAGCTCATATATGTGGTTTCCTTGCATGCAAAAATAGGAAAGCAAGGTGTGCCAGCCTGCATCCAGATCTTTGGACAGCAGGGCTGTCCCACCCTGCTAGACAGTCTGGATGGGctatacacatcaggtgggccacacatcatcataaataaaatacagaaaaagagagagagagagagagagagagagagagagagagagagagagagaagatggtgaCCATGGGAGGGaggagcttcgccactatgagctcctctcctaTCCTTACAACATACACATCAATGggcccaaaataggtgggccatacattaaAAAAACTGGTGTGGTAATCCTATTTCCACCACATGAATCAGGGCCTAAGTGGCCTCCATGCACTAGGAAATTAaattaaatatcatggtggggtccatggtgaatggccccaccatggatgtgtGCATAaaagctaaggtgggccattggccacacttagAGGTCAAGGTAAGATCCTcacattgattggtgggtcctgcTTGCCTCATATTGGAAAAATTAGAAGATCCATGCAAGAAAAcacaaatctaatcctagaaaagaacccaccttcaaatcttcttatcgttcttccaccaatggcttccaatgctccaaggggTGAGATTGAAGGATTGAGATTAATTTTTGAGGATTAGATTTGGTGGTGGAAAGCTCGTAAAgggctgaatttttatttttttttgggagctctcttctctcttgcaatggag harbors:
- the LOC131218142 gene encoding uncharacterized protein LOC131218142 codes for the protein MARPSTGGTPSPILEELISSGHGRTSLTDSTDSASHSFISKDFCRSSELPIESTSEGLTISTPLGKTIVVGHFCLSYPGLVGETFLPTDLFMLPISDFDIILGMDWLVEYHAMLDFSAKTVMFCIPGLPQFQFVAEPRGESLSCLMFCAVEEPVTASVEKLPVVYDFPDVFWEILGLPPPRHIEF